TGTGACGACAAGTGGAATGCAGACTAGGAACGGGGAAGAGACATGTCTGGAGCGaagcttctgctggggaaggggcatgaaatgtgtgcttgcctaagtgttttaaatgtttgtcatctttgtttcccaacacccaaaccagtatttcaatatttaaagttcagttccccaagtcaagtcccttttgcctccaacagtagctggtgagtgatttccctctctttattttgacccacaagtgttcttgctcttgttcttgctattttctcccccatcccgctgaggcagggggagctagtgagccgctgtgtgggtgctggactgctagctggggccagcccagcacaagcactggGGCACATTCCCCACGAGGGCACACTTGGCCCCAGCGCCCGTGAGCCCACCATACATCTGCTGCCTTGAGCCCTCCGAGCAGGCACCTCAGCAACTGGAGAGGCTGCCTTCTTGCTCAGCGGCTCTGACGTGTctggccgcggggcagggggaaggcaacttctggaatctttttgtcactttgctgagaacacggcagcttttttggcagagaaagatgatggaTCAACAGTCTGCTGGAGATAACGTGAGAGACTTCAGCTCTAGCAGTCAAGCCGTATCTGGCAGATACATTCTGTGGATCTTACTCTACGTGTTTCTTGCCATCCTTCTCGACCTGTGTCTTGAGTCCCCCCACACCTCCGAGAACGTTGTACCAGCGCGGCAGAAAACTGCCAGTAATAGTCTTGAACTGGCTTTGTCTTCAGCGGGGAAGGGCGGCAGAAGGCCGAGTGAACCCACTccactcacagacactgaaactgtgtcatccttaactttgtctttgctctttcttccttttttcccttgtcatgcctatatataggggaaggaaaaagttggaCAGCTTCCCCTTAGATCAGCTGCCGCAGACAAAGTCCCAGGAAAGAGACAAATAACATCTTGATATTGTCCAGTTTTTGTCGGTCTccgtcttcagagaagagaaacccagTTTGTGTCACCGAGGATTGATATGCATCCGATTATTAACAGCGATCGCGATGAAGCCATGACAAACTTGAGCGCAATGGCAGTGTGTCTGTCTATGTGTAGGCACAGAGGTAACTTATGTCTTTGCAGAGCATAGTGCTTTGACAGctacaaggaacaaaagcaaatcgatgaagtctcaaaatatttcccacagtaCCTTGTTCTTCCGTAGAGCGTAAACACTGTTGGaactgagaaggctgcagcttcATGCTCTACATTCTAAGGACAGCTCACAGCACCTGCGCACTAATGATGGTTCGGGGATGTGTAAAAATTGCTCCGTGGTGCATAAGCAGAACTTCCTTTGCTATGGGGATTACAAAACACTGCGTACACGTGTGCTGTGTGAAACTGGAGGGggcttggtctgcacagcgtcattgctggtgtcccagcctcagcaatgGGCATTTCTGCTTGTCCCAGAAACACAAGCTTCTGCAGCCGTGGGAGTAAGAGAGTGAGGCCTTGTTCCGTACAGAGGAGCCAGGGGTGGTCCCAGAGCCCCTAGGAAGATGACCAGGCCACTAGACAGCTCTAAGCGTTCATGTCATTATTGCTCGGGTATCTGAGGACATCTCCAACCACAAAGGAGTTGCCAAACGCCCTCTACGGGAGGATGTCTGGCCCCTGAAAAGATGGGGCCATGCATAccactgtggctgcagacatGATGTTTTAGCTACCCTCGATCCAAAttacctccccttcctgacaggggaggtagagaggctggaaagcagtggggtggactcccatcaggctcactgcaagagaaatttggagaaacagaaatgggaggtTCGGTGCCACCAAAGGGGCTCAGGTCCAAGAAACATCaggagaaggacaagagggagcgcccaggaagtgcctggggaagagaagaggaagggctcaaaagtaaaaaatcaccccaacaaaAAGGGGTGAAGGGTCTTGCTTGTAGAGCACGTGGGGGCAGTTCCTTCCTGGGCATGCTCAAAGCTCAGGTGCCaagttccccagcagctctgaggagcagctcaacAGTGACTGGAACAGAGACCCTGGGCAGTAAGCGTCCCACCACGCCACAGCCTTTTTATGCTCCTCACTGTGCCACGCTCTCAGGCCGTGaaccacagagctcctgagccagcagcaaagTCTCCTTGGCTGCACACGCCCTGCCCGGACGTGAGCtgttcccaaggacagaggagctcCCCAAGCAGTTCAGTGAAACCCAGTCTGTGCACCGTACCGGGAGCCTTGTGGAGGACGCTGGACTCAAGGAGTTAGTGAGCCGGAGAAACCCATGTCTTCTTGCTTGGCCCTTGCGCTTAAGGCTTGAGAAGCCCCGGTGCTGGCATGAGGACCACTGTAAGGGaatctgctgcagtgccccatgctggcctgtgctgcgCACCGGCGggtgttatgacagagataatgccccagcctgtcaggagaagacgtaTGGTCTGGTTTGTTACACAGAATAAACGGCACCTCCacatgagagggaggaggaacgccTCCACGGTCAGGATCTGCGCAGGGTGCCTTGGGAACATCTGTCGGggcaccatctgctgctgcacagatgtggggtttccagcatgtgaagagatggaagatttacccagtatctatattactttttaaatcttatcttactaaaagaactttttgactttgtcacttgttgtgagcaaggtgaaagaacctcatgggtcaagataaaggcagggacatcagttaccagttatgcaagtcataatcatgcaaaactctgtatgctcacataaagccagcatagagtcaagcacaaacaaaaacacatgtgcaggaacacaacaacagctggggacacttctgaggagatgctggggaccacactggcagaaccgtcctcaggtgccccagggaaggaccgggccccagacatgctcctggtctcgcctgaggacctgcagacactacacagagaagggcatgaggcaaatgagcccagcaaaattgtcctcagagcagcgttagtgttgcagcaggtgtcaaaccctcccagcagaagcccacctgcgtgcatcaatgagcaaccatcagagagagatgtggggagcaagagaaaaggatgaggcatGTCCTCTCACATGGGAGTCCTTGGGCACACTCGGGCAAGAACCTTGAGAGCGGTACCCATTTCCTGACAACTTTGCCACAAGCCATCCCCCAGGAGTGACCCAGGTGCACATCACCTGACCGCACGGGATGCCACcagcacttgagctgagtctcCCGCCTGCGCTGACGTGTTTCTGCCCCGGAAATCCTTAGGGCTCTCATCCCGGCAGAAGCTTACAGAAGCCTTTGGATGGGAAAGCACGTGGcataagccaggaaatgaaaaggcagccgtgcaggaagccaggacacagcccataccattagctgggatggtttgcatttggcatgagcttgtcagaaaattattacttccacaaagggtgcctctgggcctgaggcagtgcaggactactataaaagacagcccagcgctctgctctctcatccgcttctctcgcctccttctccctgggaatcaggtgagtgtgaagcctcttgtcctcctccttcaagatgaggtctttcctccagtctcagctgatgtgggctgtcctagcccagggctgggagctgcttctcatgggagagggaaggggagagaaggtcttgtgcagagaggggctgggactgtgttgaggtggctcctgggttttgagctgggcagcgtacgctgggccaggaggtgcctTGGCTCCTCTGCGGTTGGGTGCAGTGCGGCTTCTCACGTGTCCCCGTTTCCTGCTTCCCActaccctctctcccaggtgcacctccggccccgagacatgtcctgctgcaacccgtgcgtgccctgctgccagccctgcggcccaaccccgctggccaacagctgcaatgagccctgtgtcaggcagtgccagaactccaccgtcgtcatcgagccctcccccgtggtggtgaccctgcccggccccatcctcagctccttcccacagaacaccgttgtgggctctaccacctccgctgccgttggcagcatcctcagctgtgacggagtgcccatcaactctgggggctttgacctctcctgcattaccagccgctactgtggcagaaggtgccccccctgctaaaggtgctggcaacaccctcgggcaagaacctcccaagacctcagaacatggtgctggacaGGAGATAGAGCTTCGGGGCCTTGTATGAAGGGCTTCGggccactctttccttcctccactctcctctctctctcttgccttgcctgtcaccacctcccaacgccagccgagcagggacctggtggactccctccttctgcaggacaggccgacacacaccctgcaggagctccaccgcatctcggtgcctgcccctggtgctccctgtcagccacctcctttccttctttagactcattaaagttgtgctgcatccaagcctgggcctccgagtcctccttccttctgaggcAACTTTTTCCGACCGCTTTTCCTTGCAGCTATGGGAGACATCCCTGGCTACGCCACAGCCAATGGCCATGAGTCAGAACATGGCTCCAAAGggtggcaggagtggggatgggaaacaacaatgcctggggacagccccacaacctcacctccccattcccctcccctacATTACCCGATCTGGCGTCCGTGGCCAGCGCACACGGGCACAGGCAGATGAAACAGGAACCCAGCTGCTGTCCAGACGTGCAGGCCTGAGGTAATTCACGAGTTAGGACTGGTAGCAGCCACACTCAGGCTACGCACTGCAGTCCCCACTCCCTGTAAACCCAACAGCCCCAAAAGGCTCTCACGGCTTCTTTCAGgtgtccctcttccctgtgcagtcaACTTGCGGATTCACTATTAATGCCAACGCTTAGGTACGCTTTCCAGTGGtacttgaaaatttcctgtcagaCCTTGGCATTGAGCCCCGGGTAATGCTCTAAA
This genomic stretch from Strix aluco isolate bStrAlu1 chromosome 24, bStrAlu1.hap1, whole genome shotgun sequence harbors:
- the LOC141934174 gene encoding feather keratin Cos1-1/Cos1-3/Cos2-1; its protein translation is MSCCNPCVPCCQPCGPTPLANSCNEPCVRQCQNSTVVIEPSPVVVTLPGPILSSFPQNTVVGSTTSAAVGSILSCDGVPINSGGFDLSCITSRYCGRRCPPC